Proteins encoded by one window of Elaeis guineensis isolate ETL-2024a chromosome 12, EG11, whole genome shotgun sequence:
- the LOC105054874 gene encoding uncharacterized protein: MATEAKKKVVPRVVKLDKALKLAEAWVNNMSVSATGEPIEREFEGRPSRLGLGAKVTPRATVVASTDPVERKLLGKLNAKKEQASKNLEIEESRHNEEDTDEPESRTNAFAKKRTMPQTLSLHSTKKSK, translated from the exons ATGGCTACAGAAGCGAAGAAGAAAGTGGTGCCGAGAGTGGTGAAGCTAGACAAGGCGCTGAAATTA GCTGAAGCTTGGGTAAATAATATGAGTGTGTCGGCAACAGGTGAACCTATTGAACGGGAATTTGAAGGTCGACCTTCAAG GTTGGGTTTGGGAGCCAAAGTCACACCACGTGCAACTGTGGTGGCTTCAACTGATCCTGTGGAAAGAAAATTGCTTGGAAAGTTAAATGCTAAAAAGGAACAAGCTTCCAAAAATCTAGAAATTGAAGAAAGTAGACATAATGAAGAGGACACTGATGAGCCTGAAAGCAGAACAAATGCTTTTGCCAAGAAGAGGACAATGCCTCAAACCTTGTCTTTACATTCAACAAAGAAGAGTAAATGA
- the LOC105054892 gene encoding kinesin-like protein KIN-10B, with the protein MDSSSAAGSAEFSGSQSWLQSRRGVRVVGKIRPFLSSEIVGVSDGESSCSSCRAQISLTRCDGDYASIAFGDQTTGSNRKDSYKLDWCYEQDEGVSEIFSREVKPLLQGIFHGRNACVIAYGARGSGKTHTIQGSEENPGLAPMAISEILMSATDVGGSVAISCYEVYQDHIYDLLEPKEQEVLVLEDAGRRIQLKGLSQVPVNSSVDFKKLFTNACNQRRPQQKAANEILIRSHRGMIVYVSVVDKKTSRSLVGKMNFVDLAGYEDTKQKSNAKSHPAESAKVNKSLYTLLNVIYALNANETYIPYRESKLTRLLQDFICRASGAVFITCLNPTLCQDTIHAVSLASRSCQVVSWHRHDTAKSSSKSVSKFIRTFSPSNGGSRAHDTSVKKHQLSQFASTEKKGYGTPFLTKIRPQPLSNSMKKPGPTQFSSIEKKTNNTTSLTKGRKLFNATSSSTKSSKDDILSNAATYVDTSNEDNALIDSTCGVTSTQSEETCVSPIATDAEPKIPEAPNDVSFPNEHNDLQESETGPDIGANLTADSEESTMKESQNSFVNMAESSPPLSERLREISNSLKLLSTQQISIGTPKVDVPYSKQVGVDHIEPKTPGVPFNLRLDSNSNFETGTPQDIFRTRSTGLKKSLAQECLSFLNSANKEELKKLKGIGEKRATYILELREETPDPFKEIEDLKELGLSSKQINGMMSGILGDF; encoded by the exons ATGGATTCTTCTTCGGCTGCGGGCAGCGCGGAGTTCTCCGGTTCTCAATCTTGGTTGCAGTCGCGAAGGGGCGTCCGGGTGGTGGGAAAGATCAGACCTTTCCTAAGTTCGGAGATCGTCGGGGTCTCCGACGGGGAGTCTTCTTGTTCGTCCTGTCGTGCTCAGATTTCTCTCACGAGATGCGATGGAGATTACGCCTCAATCGCTTTTGGAGATCAAACTACTGG GAGCAATCGCAAAGATTCTTACAAGTTAGATTGGTGCTATGAGCAAGATGAGGGTGTCAGCGAGATTTTCTCTAGAGAGGTCAAGCCTCTTCTCCAAGGGATATTTCATGGTCGTAATGCCTGTGTTATTGCTTATGGTGCTCGGGGAAGTGGAAAGACTCACACGATTCAG GGCTCTGAAGAGAACCCTGGCTTGGCACCAATGGCAATTTCCGAGATTCTCATGTCAGCCACAGACGTAGGGGGATCAGTGGCTATATCATGCTACGAAGTGTATCAAGATCACATCTATGATCTCTTGGAACCTAAAGAACAAGAGGTACTTGTTCTTGAAGATGCTGGACGGAGAATTCAGCTCAAGGGCCTTTCTCAG GTCCCTGTGAATTCAAGTGTTGATTTCAAGAAATTATTCACTAATGCATGCAACCAGCGGAGGCCTCAACAGAAGGCTGCCAATGAAATATTGATTAGGAGCCACAGAGGCATGATTGTATATGTTTCTGTTGTTGATAAGAAAACCAGCCGTTCCCTTGTTGGAAAGATGAATTTTGTTGACTTGGCAG gttATGAGGATACTAAACAGAAGAGTAATGCTAAATCTCATCCTGCTGAGAGTGCTAAAGTCAACAAGTCACTGTATACCTTGCTTAATGTTATTTATGCATTGAATGCCAATGAGACTTACATTCCCTACAGAGAAAGCAAACTAACCCGTTTGTTGCAAGATTTCATATGCAGGGCAAGTGGAGCAGTATTCATTACTTGTTTG AACCCAACTCTGTGTCAAGATACTATTCATGCAGTCAGCTTGGCTTCTCGGTCATGCCAGGTGGTCAGCTGGCACCGACATGACACAGCCAAGAGCAGTAGTAAGAGTGTCTCAAAATTTATCCGGACATTTTCCCCTTCTAATGGAGGAAGTCGAGCACATGATACCTCAGTAAAAAAGCATCAGCTTTCTCAGTTTGCCTCTACTGAAAAAAAAGGATATGGAACCCCATTTCTGACTAAGATAAG GCCCCAACCGTTGAGCAATTCTATGAAGAAACCTGGACCCACCCAATTTAGCTCAATCGAGAAGAAAACAAACAATACCACGTCTCTGACAAAGGGAAG GAAGCTGTTCAATGCTACAAGTTCTAGCACCAAATCTAGCAAG GATGATATCTTATCAAATGCTGCTACATATGTGGATACATCAAATGAG GACAATgctttaattgattctacatgtgGAGTCACTTCTACACAAAGTGAG GAAACTTGTGTGTCACCCATTGCTACTGATGCAGAACCTAAGATTCCAGAG GCTCCCAATGATGTTTCTTTTCCAAATGAGCACAATGATCTTCAAGAAAGTGAGACTGGACCTGATATTGGTGCAAATTTAACTGCAGATTCAGAAG AAAGCACTATGAAGGAAAGCCAGAACTCTTTTGTCAATATGGCTGAATCCTCTCCACCGTTAAGTGAAAGATTGAGAGAGATATCAAACTCATTGAAACTTTTAAGTACTCAACAGATAAGCATAGGAACACCAAAAGTGGATGTACCATATTCTAAGCAAGTGGGTGTCGATCATATTGAACCCAAAACTCCTGGAGTCCCATTCAATTTAAGACTAGATAGCAACTCAAACTTTGAAACTGGTACTCCACAAGACATCTTCAGAACTCGCAGTACAGGGCTCAAG AAATCGCTGGCCCAGGAGTGTCTATCTTTCCTCAACAGTGCTAACAA GGAGGAACTCAAAAAGTTGAAG GGAATTGGAGAGAAGAGAGCTACGTACATACTTGAACTTCGTGAGGAAACCCCAGATCCCTTTAAGGAA ATAGAAGATCTTAAGGAactaggactatcttcaaagcAG ATAAATGGAATGATGTCAGGAATACTCGGGGATTTTTAG